The proteins below are encoded in one region of Stieleria sp. JC731:
- a CDS encoding DUF58 domain-containing protein, translating into MNEIVRDITENQFQAYSQLPWLMLAIFAVPLIVAAWKFKMFPTMVWMGVLALTLVGSVATVFNPNLFVWVLATDWLLLIVASVDFLTLYLTTNRGISASREIPHTCSQGVPIESTLTIENRCSSTLLGQVRDDTPDSFASNPDQHSLRLPPNGRASFQRKLTPSQRGAFRLESVTLRFASPMRLWTRYLELPLDNGINVYPDMKQLSDYAILARTNRLSLIGVRRTRRIGQDSDFERLRDYSRDDNFRHIDWRSTARRNKLTVRQFQSDQSQRVIFLLDCGRMMTGTRDGYSLLDHSLNACLMMAYVALHQGDAVGMLCFSDSIHAYIPPRGGPSQMNRLLHAGFDQFPRMVESRYDQAFLYLRNHCKRRSLVVLTTNVIDEVNGGAITDYLVNLNGQHLPMGVLLRDRTIFEAADNPDGSEMNMYRAAAAADILVWREQVLKDLEHRGVLLVDSYPDELTAPLVNQYLEVKAKHLL; encoded by the coding sequence ATGAATGAAATTGTCCGCGACATCACCGAAAACCAGTTTCAGGCCTACTCTCAATTACCTTGGCTGATGCTGGCGATATTCGCCGTTCCCCTGATTGTTGCGGCATGGAAATTCAAAATGTTTCCGACAATGGTCTGGATGGGTGTATTGGCCCTGACCTTGGTGGGGAGCGTCGCAACTGTTTTCAATCCCAACCTGTTTGTTTGGGTGCTGGCGACCGACTGGCTGTTATTGATCGTCGCCAGCGTCGATTTTCTGACCCTGTATTTGACGACGAACCGAGGCATTTCCGCATCTCGCGAAATTCCACATACATGTTCGCAAGGTGTTCCGATCGAAAGCACGTTGACGATCGAAAATCGATGTTCATCGACTCTGCTCGGCCAGGTGCGTGATGACACGCCAGATAGTTTTGCATCCAATCCGGATCAACATTCGCTGCGTCTACCTCCCAATGGTCGCGCGAGCTTTCAGCGCAAACTGACGCCTTCCCAGCGTGGCGCGTTTCGACTCGAAAGTGTGACGCTGCGGTTTGCCAGTCCGATGCGTCTATGGACGCGATACCTGGAGCTGCCACTGGACAACGGCATCAATGTCTATCCGGACATGAAGCAGTTGAGTGACTACGCCATTCTGGCACGCACAAATCGCTTGAGCCTGATCGGCGTTCGTCGTACCCGGCGCATCGGACAGGACAGTGACTTCGAAAGGCTTCGTGACTACAGCCGCGACGACAACTTTCGTCATATCGATTGGCGAAGCACCGCTCGGCGCAACAAGCTGACCGTTCGCCAATTCCAAAGCGACCAAAGTCAACGCGTCATCTTTCTGCTTGACTGCGGACGCATGATGACAGGAACGCGAGACGGTTATTCACTACTGGATCACTCATTGAACGCTTGCCTGATGATGGCCTACGTGGCGCTTCATCAAGGCGACGCCGTCGGCATGCTTTGTTTTTCCGACTCGATTCACGCGTACATTCCGCCTCGTGGCGGACCGAGTCAGATGAATCGTTTATTGCATGCCGGGTTTGATCAGTTTCCACGTATGGTCGAATCACGCTATGACCAAGCTTTCCTGTATCTCCGAAACCATTGCAAGCGTCGCTCGCTGGTGGTGTTGACAACCAATGTGATCGACGAAGTCAACGGTGGTGCAATCACGGACTACCTGGTTAACCTCAACGGTCAACATTTACCCATGGGAGTCTTGCTGCGTGACCGCACCATCTTTGAAGCGGCCGACAATCCTGACGGCTCTGAAATGAATATGTATCGCGCCGCCGCAGCTGCCGACATTCTGGTCTGGCGAGAACAGGTGCTCAAGGATCTCGAACATCGTGGTGTGCTGCTGGTCGATAGCTATCCCGATGAGCTGACCGCGCCGCTGGTCAACCAATATCTTGAAGTCAAAGCCAAGCATCTGCTCTAA
- a CDS encoding D-2-hydroxyacid dehydrogenase, with translation MRIVLCYPVGERHIKQIRAAAPDYEVINAGQEKIDELLPTAEIFIGHAKVPVNWDRVLDAGKLRWIQSSAAGLDHCLVPGVIANDQITVSSASGLFAPQVAEQTFSLLFGVIRRAPLFFRAERKREFVRLPTDDLRGKTVGIVGLGGNGRALARMLSPWDVRIVATDYYPVDCPPEVDELWPADELDVLLEQSDVVILALPLNRSTRGLFDEERFSKMKRGSYLINVARGAIVQEAALCAALESGHLAGAGLDVTEVEPLPEDSLLWDDPKVMISPHVGAQSNRRVDDSTNMTAINLKRYQAGLPVYNRVDKQLGFPHPSAAYRGEAS, from the coding sequence ATGCGAATCGTCCTGTGCTACCCTGTCGGCGAACGGCACATCAAGCAAATCCGTGCCGCCGCGCCGGACTACGAAGTCATCAATGCCGGTCAGGAAAAAATAGACGAACTGCTGCCGACGGCCGAAATTTTCATCGGCCACGCCAAGGTTCCGGTCAACTGGGATCGAGTGCTCGATGCGGGGAAACTGCGTTGGATTCAATCTTCGGCCGCAGGGCTGGATCACTGTCTTGTTCCAGGTGTAATCGCCAACGACCAGATCACCGTTAGCAGCGCATCAGGATTGTTCGCCCCTCAAGTTGCCGAGCAAACATTCTCACTTTTGTTTGGTGTGATTCGCAGAGCACCTTTGTTTTTCCGGGCGGAGCGAAAACGAGAATTCGTACGACTGCCGACCGATGATTTGCGCGGCAAAACGGTTGGAATAGTCGGACTCGGTGGAAACGGGCGAGCGCTCGCTCGAATGCTTTCACCTTGGGACGTGCGAATTGTTGCGACGGACTACTATCCCGTTGATTGCCCCCCCGAGGTCGATGAATTGTGGCCCGCCGACGAGCTGGACGTACTGCTTGAGCAGAGTGACGTGGTCATCCTTGCTTTGCCTCTAAATCGCTCGACACGAGGGCTGTTTGACGAAGAACGTTTCAGCAAGATGAAGCGTGGTTCATACTTGATCAATGTCGCTCGTGGTGCGATCGTTCAAGAGGCCGCGTTGTGTGCTGCGCTCGAAAGCGGTCATCTCGCAGGTGCGGGCCTGGACGTGACAGAAGTCGAACCACTTCCCGAAGATAGTTTGCTGTGGGACGATCCGAAGGTGATGATTTCACCCCACGTGGGTGCACAGTCCAATCGTCGAGTTGACGATTCGACCAACATGACGGCGATCAACCTGAAACGCTACCAAGCGGGGCTGCCAGTTTATAATCGGGTCGACAAGCAGCTTGGATTTCCGCACCCCTCGGCGGCCTATCGAGGCGAAGCGAGCTGA
- a CDS encoding PEP-CTERM sorting domain-containing protein (PEP-CTERM proteins occur, often in large numbers, in the proteomes of bacteria that also encode an exosortase, a predicted intramembrane cysteine proteinase. The presence of a PEP-CTERM domain at a protein's C-terminus predicts cleavage within the sorting domain, followed by covalent anchoring to some some component of the (usually Gram-negative) cell surface. Many PEP-CTERM proteins exhibit an unusual sequence composition that includes large numbers of potential glycosylation sites. Expression of one such protein has been shown restore the ability of a bacterium to form floc, a type of biofilm.), whose protein sequence is MPKPYQPGVFIPAFTVLVSLFLAADYSRAGIIDEFDSDRHARFLSDDSANPNFFLDHSQLSGVARQRAVLISPRHYVTANHIAGTSATFVGLDGVERTYLSTSSQRLTTYIPGLGSVGSDIRVHRIDSEVDAAIQPLPIVVGTAADLIGRELIAFEQHDWAGRNIIDNIGIVQFDTGSGDTVAMQFSYDTDSNSGSGGLGQDEIGLLTGDSGGTALMSINGTLGILGTHMGIDVPAGSSAAAGDRYDSFSTLLAPYEDQLSGILAADGYQLMTIQVTAIPEPSSAVLIGCVGCLIGLRRRRRPQS, encoded by the coding sequence ATGCCAAAACCCTATCAACCGGGCGTTTTCATTCCCGCATTCACAGTCCTGGTTAGTTTGTTTCTGGCAGCCGATTACTCGAGGGCGGGAATTATCGACGAATTCGACTCCGATCGGCACGCCCGATTCCTAAGCGATGACAGTGCGAACCCGAATTTCTTTCTCGATCATTCCCAACTGTCCGGTGTCGCTCGTCAACGAGCCGTGTTGATCAGTCCACGGCATTATGTGACCGCGAACCATATCGCTGGCACGTCCGCCACCTTTGTCGGCCTCGACGGAGTCGAGCGGACTTACTTGTCCACTTCGTCCCAGCGACTGACAACGTATATCCCAGGCCTCGGATCAGTTGGCAGTGACATTCGCGTCCATCGAATCGATTCGGAAGTCGACGCGGCGATTCAACCATTGCCCATCGTGGTGGGAACCGCTGCGGATCTAATCGGAAGGGAGCTGATCGCGTTTGAGCAACATGATTGGGCCGGACGCAACATCATCGATAACATTGGCATCGTTCAATTTGACACCGGTTCGGGCGATACGGTAGCCATGCAGTTTTCGTACGACACCGACAGCAACTCGGGCAGCGGGGGGCTAGGCCAAGACGAGATCGGATTGCTCACTGGCGATTCAGGTGGCACGGCTTTGATGTCGATCAATGGGACGCTTGGGATCCTTGGCACCCACATGGGCATCGACGTTCCGGCGGGATCAAGCGCTGCCGCGGGCGATCGTTACGACAGCTTTTCGACACTGCTTGCCCCTTATGAAGACCAACTGTCCGGTATCCTTGCGGCCGATGGTTATCAGCTGATGACAATCCAAGTCACAGCGATTCCGGAGCCATCATCCGCAGTTTTGATCGGGTGCGTTGGCTGTCTAATCGGTCTGCGCCGCCGACGACGGCCACAGTCGTGA